In Aegilops tauschii subsp. strangulata cultivar AL8/78 chromosome 3, Aet v6.0, whole genome shotgun sequence, one genomic interval encodes:
- the LOC109751195 gene encoding uncharacterized protein → MFATAARWAAKKGKPKMAPIELTTAPEQAQSITRTIFDVVKEHGPLTISDVWEHVKDVGLRGLTSKRQMKIMLRWMREKQKLRLICDHDGPHKQFLYTTWFTNPKNAPQRPRRELNRENPKP, encoded by the exons ATGTTTGCGACGGCGGCGCGGTGGGCGGCGAAGAAGGGGAAGCCCAAGATGGCGCCGATCGAGCTCACGACGGCGCCGGAGCAGGCGCAGTCCATCACCCGCACCATCTTCGATGTCGTCAAGGAGCACGGCCCCCTCACCATCTCCGATGTTTGGGAGCACGTCAAG GACGTAGGGCTAAGGGGTTTGACAAGCAAGAGGCAGATGAAGATCATGCTGCGGTGGATGAGGGAGAAGCAGAAGCTCAGGCTCATCTGCGACCATGACGGACCTCACAAACAATTCCTCTACACGACATGGTTCACCAACCCCAAGAATGCGCCGCAGAGGCCCAGGAGGGAGCTCAACAGGGAGAATCCCAAGCCATGA